A genomic region of Oncorhynchus mykiss isolate Arlee chromosome 4, USDA_OmykA_1.1, whole genome shotgun sequence contains the following coding sequences:
- the LOC110522003 gene encoding single-minded homolog 1-like isoform X5 has protein sequence MGSHLLQVGSHILQTLDGFIFVVAPDGKIMYISETASVHLGLSQVELTGNSIYEYVHPADHDEMTAVLTPHQPYHSHFVQEYEMERSFFLRMKCVLAKRNAGLTSGGYKVIHCSGYLKIRQYSLDMLSFDGCYQNVGLVAVGHSLPPSAVTEIKLHSNMFMFRASLDMKLIFLDSRVAELTGYEPQDLIEKTLYHHVHSCDTFHLRCAHHLLLVKGQVTTKYYRFLAKQGGWVWVQSYATIVHNSRSSRPHCIVSVNYVLTDTEYKGMQLSLDQMTPSKPAFHYSSPPSRTEERKGTKSRMTHTKAKIRVSPYPQQFSAFHPERSESDQDSQWGGSPLTESASPQLLDQGEGAEGGACAYRLYPDSGSLCYGLALSEEDLTHSHNHSHHPATACDSGAHCQAGRYFLGAAPQSGREAWWDATRSVLSLPKSSLENGEGYDLTSYHSVVHGRGHWDEESVVSSPEGGGGSTSDSGERCRDGTGSDHFRASPQEPSKMETLIHATQHMIKEEESRLQLRKGPLDALGPVGGPSNNSPCSFTPSTLPLPQAAMPGVVCRGPGVANGINLTLTSERLYPRDDGSKVLDSHGNIDNNTASPASLSRLSSPSTDGIPRSGLSVSKDYLHGQTDVSPHHHPLGQQGSPLPYQAQEMQPLDRHAAYALTGYSQVHLYDAESLRNYSGLGCGGAQYDMVPHMRMQADQMQGHKGTSVIITNGS, from the exons ATGGGATCCCATCTTCTCCAG gtTGGATCCCACATCCTCCAG ACATTGGACGGCTTCATCTTTGTAGTGGCGCCGGACGGAAAGATCATGTACATATCTGAGACAGCATCAGTCCATTTGGGACTCTCTCAG GTAGAGCTGACCGGGAACAGTATTTACGAATATGTCCACCCCGCCGACCACGACGAAATGACTGCCGTTCTCACCCCACATCAGCCATACCACTCACATTTCGTCCAAG AATATGAGATGGAGCGCTCTTTCTTCTTGAGGATGAAATGTGTGCTGGCAAAGAGAAACGCCGGCCTCACCAGTGGTGGATATAAG gtgatCCACTGCAGCGGTTACCTAAAGATCCGTCAGTACAGCCTGGACATGTTGTCTTTCGACGGCTGCTACCAGAACGTGGGCCTGGTGGCGGTGGGACACTCTTTGCCTCCCAGCGCCGTGACAGAGATCAAGCTGCACAGCAACATGTTCATGTTCAGAGCCAGCCTCGACATGAAGCTAATCTTCCTCGACTCGAG gGTGGCAGAGCTGACTGGTTACGAGCCCCAGGACCTCATTGAGAAGACTCTGTACCACCACGTCCACAGCTGTGACACCTTCCACCTGCGTTGTGCCCACCACCTGT TGCTGGTGAAGGGCCAGGTGACTACTAAGTACTACCGTTTCCTAGCCAAACAGGGGGGCTGGGTGTGGGTGCAAAGCTACGCCACCATTGTCCACAACAGCCGCTCCTCCAGACCCCACTGCATCGTCAGCGTCAACTACGTTCTTAC agataCTGAGTATAAGGGAATGCAGCTGTCCTTGGACCAGATGACCCCTAGCAAGCCAGCGTTCCACTACAGCAGCCCTCCGAGTCgtacagaggagaggaaggggaccaAGTCCCGTATGACACACACCAAGGCCAAAATCAGAGTGTCTCCCTACCCACAGCAG TTTTCAGCCTTTCACCCCGAGCGTTCCGAGTCCGACCAGGACAGCCAATGGGGAGGCAGCCCTCTGACAGAATCTGCCTCCCCTCAGCTGCTGGACCAAGGTGAGGGAGCGGAGGGCGGGGCCTGTGCCTACAGACTCTACCCGGACTCCGGCTCCCTCTGCTATGGCCTGGCTCTCTCCGAGGAGGACCTCACGCACAGCCACAACCACTCCCACCATCCTGCCACTGCCTGCGACAGCGGTGCCCACTGCCAGGCTGGCCGTTACTTCCTGGGCGCTGCTCCCCAATCTGGACGGGAGGCCTGGTGGGACGCAACACGCTCCGTCCTCTCCCTGCCCAAGTCGTCTTTGGAGAATGGCGAGGGCTACGACCTCACTTCCTACCACAGCGTGGTCCATG GAAGGGGTCACTGGGATGAAGAGAGCGTGGTCAGCTCACCAGAAGGGGGCGGAGGCTCCACCAGTGACTCGGGCGAGCGTTGCCGCGATGGCACTGGCAGTGACCATTTCCGAGCGAGTCCTCAGGAGCCCAGCAAGATGGAGACTCTGATCCATGCCACGCAGCACATGATTAAGGAGGAGGAGAGCCGTTTGCAGCTGCGCAAGGGGCCACTGGACGCCCTGGGCCCAGTGGGGGGCCCCTCCAACAACAGCCCCTGCTCCTTCACCCCCTCTACCCTGCCCCTCCCTCAGGCCGCCATGCCTGGCGTGGTGTGCCGCGGGCCGGGGGTCGCCAACGGCATCAACCTCACCCTCACCTCCGAGCGCCTCTATCCCCGCGATGATGGCAGCAAGGTTTTGGATTCCCATGGCAACATCGACAACAACACAGCCAGTCCGGCGTCTCTGTCGCGCCTCAGCAGCCCCAGCACCGATGGGATCCCCAGGTCAGGCCTGTCTGTCTCAAAAGACTACCTGCATGGTCAGACAGACGtctcaccccaccaccaccctctAGGGCAGCAGGGGAGCCCACTGCCTTACCAGGCCCAGGAGATGCAGCCCCTGGACAGGCATGCTGCCTACGCCCTGACCGGCTACTCCCAGGTGCACCTGTATGACGCAGAGAGCCTGAGGAACTACTCGGGGCTGGGCTGCGGAGGGGCTCAGTACGACATGGTGCCCCACATGAGGATGCAGGCCGACCAGATGCAAGGACACAAGGGCACATCAGTGATCATCACCAATGGGAGCTGA
- the LOC110522003 gene encoding single-minded homolog 1-like isoform X6, producing the protein MGSHLLQTLDGFIFVVAPDGKIMYISETASVHLGLSQVELTGNSIYEYVHPADHDEMTAVLTPHQPYHSHFVQEYEMERSFFLRMKCVLAKRNAGLTSGGYKVIHCSGYLKIRQYSLDMLSFDGCYQNVGLVAVGHSLPPSAVTEIKLHSNMFMFRASLDMKLIFLDSRVAELTGYEPQDLIEKTLYHHVHSCDTFHLRCAHHLLLVKGQVTTKYYRFLAKQGGWVWVQSYATIVHNSRSSRPHCIVSVNYVLTDTEYKGMQLSLDQMTPSKPAFHYSSPPSRTEERKGTKSRMTHTKAKIRVSPYPQQFSAFHPERSESDQDSQWGGSPLTESASPQLLDQGEGAEGGACAYRLYPDSGSLCYGLALSEEDLTHSHNHSHHPATACDSGAHCQAGRYFLGAAPQSGREAWWDATRSVLSLPKSSLENGEGYDLTSYHSVVHGRGHWDEESVVSSPEGGGGSTSDSGERCRDGTGSDHFRASPQEPSKMETLIHATQHMIKEEESRLQLRKGPLDALGPVGGPSNNSPCSFTPSTLPLPQAAMPGVVCRGPGVANGINLTLTSERLYPRDDGSKVLDSHGNIDNNTASPASLSRLSSPSTDGIPRSGLSVSKDYLHGQTDVSPHHHPLGQQGSPLPYQAQEMQPLDRHAAYALTGYSQVHLYDAESLRNYSGLGCGGAQYDMVPHMRMQADQMQGHKGTSVIITNGS; encoded by the exons ATGGGATCCCATCTTCTCCAG ACATTGGACGGCTTCATCTTTGTAGTGGCGCCGGACGGAAAGATCATGTACATATCTGAGACAGCATCAGTCCATTTGGGACTCTCTCAG GTAGAGCTGACCGGGAACAGTATTTACGAATATGTCCACCCCGCCGACCACGACGAAATGACTGCCGTTCTCACCCCACATCAGCCATACCACTCACATTTCGTCCAAG AATATGAGATGGAGCGCTCTTTCTTCTTGAGGATGAAATGTGTGCTGGCAAAGAGAAACGCCGGCCTCACCAGTGGTGGATATAAG gtgatCCACTGCAGCGGTTACCTAAAGATCCGTCAGTACAGCCTGGACATGTTGTCTTTCGACGGCTGCTACCAGAACGTGGGCCTGGTGGCGGTGGGACACTCTTTGCCTCCCAGCGCCGTGACAGAGATCAAGCTGCACAGCAACATGTTCATGTTCAGAGCCAGCCTCGACATGAAGCTAATCTTCCTCGACTCGAG gGTGGCAGAGCTGACTGGTTACGAGCCCCAGGACCTCATTGAGAAGACTCTGTACCACCACGTCCACAGCTGTGACACCTTCCACCTGCGTTGTGCCCACCACCTGT TGCTGGTGAAGGGCCAGGTGACTACTAAGTACTACCGTTTCCTAGCCAAACAGGGGGGCTGGGTGTGGGTGCAAAGCTACGCCACCATTGTCCACAACAGCCGCTCCTCCAGACCCCACTGCATCGTCAGCGTCAACTACGTTCTTAC agataCTGAGTATAAGGGAATGCAGCTGTCCTTGGACCAGATGACCCCTAGCAAGCCAGCGTTCCACTACAGCAGCCCTCCGAGTCgtacagaggagaggaaggggaccaAGTCCCGTATGACACACACCAAGGCCAAAATCAGAGTGTCTCCCTACCCACAGCAG TTTTCAGCCTTTCACCCCGAGCGTTCCGAGTCCGACCAGGACAGCCAATGGGGAGGCAGCCCTCTGACAGAATCTGCCTCCCCTCAGCTGCTGGACCAAGGTGAGGGAGCGGAGGGCGGGGCCTGTGCCTACAGACTCTACCCGGACTCCGGCTCCCTCTGCTATGGCCTGGCTCTCTCCGAGGAGGACCTCACGCACAGCCACAACCACTCCCACCATCCTGCCACTGCCTGCGACAGCGGTGCCCACTGCCAGGCTGGCCGTTACTTCCTGGGCGCTGCTCCCCAATCTGGACGGGAGGCCTGGTGGGACGCAACACGCTCCGTCCTCTCCCTGCCCAAGTCGTCTTTGGAGAATGGCGAGGGCTACGACCTCACTTCCTACCACAGCGTGGTCCATG GAAGGGGTCACTGGGATGAAGAGAGCGTGGTCAGCTCACCAGAAGGGGGCGGAGGCTCCACCAGTGACTCGGGCGAGCGTTGCCGCGATGGCACTGGCAGTGACCATTTCCGAGCGAGTCCTCAGGAGCCCAGCAAGATGGAGACTCTGATCCATGCCACGCAGCACATGATTAAGGAGGAGGAGAGCCGTTTGCAGCTGCGCAAGGGGCCACTGGACGCCCTGGGCCCAGTGGGGGGCCCCTCCAACAACAGCCCCTGCTCCTTCACCCCCTCTACCCTGCCCCTCCCTCAGGCCGCCATGCCTGGCGTGGTGTGCCGCGGGCCGGGGGTCGCCAACGGCATCAACCTCACCCTCACCTCCGAGCGCCTCTATCCCCGCGATGATGGCAGCAAGGTTTTGGATTCCCATGGCAACATCGACAACAACACAGCCAGTCCGGCGTCTCTGTCGCGCCTCAGCAGCCCCAGCACCGATGGGATCCCCAGGTCAGGCCTGTCTGTCTCAAAAGACTACCTGCATGGTCAGACAGACGtctcaccccaccaccaccctctAGGGCAGCAGGGGAGCCCACTGCCTTACCAGGCCCAGGAGATGCAGCCCCTGGACAGGCATGCTGCCTACGCCCTGACCGGCTACTCCCAGGTGCACCTGTATGACGCAGAGAGCCTGAGGAACTACTCGGGGCTGGGCTGCGGAGGGGCTCAGTACGACATGGTGCCCCACATGAGGATGCAGGCCGACCAGATGCAAGGACACAAGGGCACATCAGTGATCATCACCAATGGGAGCTGA